A region of Pyxidicoccus parkwaysis DNA encodes the following proteins:
- a CDS encoding flagellar biosynthetic protein FliO, producing MRKTLSSLSPRARLLAAGALLLGLTALGPLGGLSISSVARGLLGALALGGLGWWLRRRGASEPDVPRLARMQVISRTGLSPRCGLALVEVDGRGYLVAFGDSFAEIRETQEPEDVFARALAQARRPMPKRRVPGRSKGVGR from the coding sequence ATGCGCAAGACGCTCTCGTCCCTGTCGCCCCGTGCTCGGCTGTTGGCGGCGGGGGCCCTCCTGCTCGGGCTGACAGCGCTCGGTCCGCTGGGAGGACTGTCCATTTCGTCCGTTGCGCGAGGGCTGCTGGGCGCGCTGGCGCTGGGAGGCCTGGGCTGGTGGTTGCGTCGGCGCGGGGCCTCGGAGCCGGACGTGCCCCGGTTGGCGAGGATGCAGGTCATCTCGAGGACGGGGCTCTCGCCGCGCTGTGGGCTGGCGCTGGTGGAGGTGGATGGGCGCGGCTACCTGGTCGCCTTCGGGGACTCGTTCGCGGAGATACGCGAGACGCAGGAGCCGGAGGACGTGTTCGCGAGGGCGCTGGCGCAGGCCCGCCGTCCGATGCCGAAGCGTCGAGTGCCGGGACGGAGCAAGGGGGTGGGGCGATGA
- a CDS encoding YhjD/YihY/BrkB family envelope integrity protein, translating into MANPLTWMRATRDRTVAWALRLWAPAQQTQVGRFATDTFLAARTVAQGFRGENLRLRAAALTYISMFSMVPLLTVALVLLSAFHQEGFKAELRRVVGELLDPGVVGKTSEFLDRYLQPSNRIAIGSVGFLAVMMSAGSLLRQLDGAVNELWGIRRQRPWGVRLLIYAGLLLLGPFFLSVSFSGTGKVREFLQSHAPNAPAFIFVGTSLVAIASLTLLYFWTPYSHVRVRSALAGGLVAGLGWMVAKQVYAEFALRSFRHNPIYASLSALPLFLAWVYVSWLLLLFGARLSYAVEHAAFRDSLFAFGSHPRAHELVASRIAQEATLAWVDGTQAPTPRELATRLRVPESLVHEVVDRMVEADLLERLRRGGLRPARDPATLTLADTTLAVHGVMISGDSNTWSGPRAPGFEQMEPLFQSADCAGIEMLRRTRWLDLVVPLRPGLAEPVDAAPSRVAASGNP; encoded by the coding sequence ATGGCCAACCCGCTGACGTGGATGCGGGCCACCCGGGACAGGACGGTGGCCTGGGCCCTCCGGCTCTGGGCGCCCGCTCAACAGACCCAGGTGGGGCGCTTCGCGACGGACACCTTCCTGGCCGCGCGCACCGTGGCCCAGGGCTTCCGAGGGGAGAACCTCCGGCTGCGCGCCGCCGCACTCACCTACATCAGCATGTTCTCCATGGTGCCGCTGCTGACGGTGGCCCTGGTGCTGCTGAGCGCCTTCCACCAGGAGGGCTTCAAGGCCGAGCTGCGCCGCGTGGTGGGAGAGCTGCTGGACCCGGGCGTCGTGGGCAAGACGTCCGAGTTCCTCGACCGGTACCTCCAGCCCAGCAACCGCATCGCCATCGGCAGCGTGGGCTTCCTCGCGGTGATGATGTCCGCGGGCTCGCTGCTCCGTCAGCTCGATGGCGCGGTGAACGAGCTCTGGGGCATCCGCCGCCAGCGCCCCTGGGGCGTGCGCCTGCTCATCTACGCGGGGCTCCTGCTGCTCGGCCCCTTCTTCCTGTCGGTCTCCTTCTCCGGGACGGGCAAGGTCCGGGAGTTCCTCCAGTCGCACGCCCCGAATGCCCCCGCCTTCATCTTCGTGGGCACCTCCCTCGTCGCCATCGCCAGCCTCACCCTGCTCTACTTCTGGACGCCCTACTCCCACGTGCGCGTGCGCTCGGCGCTCGCGGGCGGACTGGTGGCGGGCCTGGGGTGGATGGTGGCCAAGCAGGTCTACGCCGAGTTCGCGCTCCGCAGCTTCCGCCACAACCCCATCTACGCGTCCCTCAGCGCGCTGCCGCTGTTCCTCGCCTGGGTGTACGTGAGCTGGCTGCTGCTCCTCTTCGGGGCCCGGCTCTCCTACGCCGTGGAGCACGCCGCGTTCCGGGACTCGCTCTTCGCCTTCGGCAGTCACCCCCGCGCGCATGAACTGGTGGCCTCGCGCATCGCCCAGGAAGCCACGCTCGCCTGGGTGGACGGGACGCAGGCCCCCACGCCCCGCGAGCTGGCAACCCGTCTGCGGGTCCCCGAGTCGCTCGTCCACGAGGTGGTGGACCGCATGGTCGAGGCGGACCTGCTGGAGCGCCTGCGCCGGGGGGGCCTCCGTCCCGCCAGGGACCCCGCCACCCTCACGCTGGCGGACACGACCCTGGCCGTGCACGGGGTGATGATCAGCGGCGACTCGAACACGTGGAGCGGCCCCCGCGCGCCCGGCTTCGAGCAGATGGAGCCCCTCTTCCAATCGGCGGACTGCGCCGGAATCGAGATGCTGCGCCGCACCCGCTGGCTGGACCTCGTGGTGCCCTTGCGCCCGGGGCTGGCCGAGCCCGTCGACGCCGCGCCATCCCGGGTGGCGGCCAGCGGAAATCCGTAA
- a CDS encoding flagellar biosynthetic protein FliQ, which yields MTPDVLLTLGREALLLMVLASLPPIGASLLVGFLSSLFQATTQLQESTLAVVPKLCAAVLALVLAGPWIAGQLTRFTHQLLMLIAEVAA from the coding sequence ATGACTCCGGACGTCCTGCTCACCCTGGGGCGCGAGGCGTTGCTGCTGATGGTGCTCGCCTCGTTGCCGCCCATCGGCGCGAGCCTGCTGGTGGGCTTCCTGTCGAGCCTCTTCCAGGCCACCACCCAGCTTCAGGAGAGCACGCTCGCGGTGGTGCCCAAGCTGTGCGCGGCGGTGCTCGCGCTCGTCCTCGCCGGACCGTGGATTGCGGGGCAGCTCACGCGGTTTACGCACCAGCTCCTCATGCTCATCGCCGAGGTGGCGGCATGA
- the sctR gene encoding type III secretion system export apparatus subunit SctR — translation MRRVLLGVGLLVPALASAAETSLSKMSYAGSPLSMMGMLAVMSLLPFAVLMLTSFSKIVVVLSLARSAMGTQQAPPTLVLTGLAAVLTGHIMAPVMERMYDAGQVAYAEVESGSGAQILSAASRVSEPLRAFLVKHGSPDERARFVDLARELRPPDEVDAVHETDLFVVIPAFVITELKEAFQIGFLIFLPFLVLDMVIANVLLALGMQTLSPSQVSLPFKILLFVAVDGWALLARGLILGYR, via the coding sequence ATGAGGCGCGTGCTCCTGGGCGTGGGGCTGCTGGTGCCGGCCCTGGCGTCAGCGGCGGAGACATCGCTCTCGAAGATGTCCTACGCGGGCAGCCCGCTGTCGATGATGGGGATGCTCGCGGTGATGTCGCTGCTGCCGTTCGCGGTGTTGATGCTGACGAGCTTCTCGAAAATCGTGGTGGTGCTCTCGCTGGCTCGCTCGGCAATGGGGACGCAGCAGGCACCACCGACGCTGGTGCTGACGGGGCTGGCGGCGGTGCTCACGGGCCACATCATGGCGCCGGTCATGGAGCGCATGTACGACGCCGGGCAGGTGGCGTACGCGGAGGTGGAGTCGGGTTCGGGGGCGCAGATTCTCTCGGCCGCGTCGCGGGTGTCGGAGCCGCTGCGTGCGTTCCTTGTGAAGCACGGCAGTCCGGATGAGCGGGCGCGCTTCGTGGACCTGGCGCGCGAGCTGCGTCCGCCGGACGAGGTGGACGCGGTGCACGAGACGGACCTCTTCGTGGTGATTCCCGCCTTCGTCATTACCGAGCTGAAGGAGGCCTTCCAGATTGGCTTCCTCATCTTCCTCCCGTTCCTGGTGCTGGACATGGTCATCGCCAACGTGCTGCTCGCGCTGGGGATGCAGACGCTGTCACCGAGCCAGGTGAGCCTGCCCTTCAAGATTCTCCTCTTCGTCGCCGTGGATGGCTGGGCGCTGCTCGCGCGTGGCCTCATCCTCGGCTACCGGTGA
- a CDS encoding EscU/YscU/HrcU family type III secretion system export apparatus switch protein codes for MSGEKTEQPTAKRLREARRKGQIPRSRLLTSSAVTLGGLLGFMAFAPEGFMRLQEWTARLFLEQRNVGEWQEGLWIAARLCGPALGGAFAASLVVSVATVGFELETGHAAPKLERISPAAGLKRIFSVRPLVEMVKALAVVALVGTLVWSEVEEVGPDALHAAWLGGAQGLSALVGRLGGLAIRLAWVVLVLGVGDYALARRRHLKDLMMSREEVKREHKESEGDPRQKGQRRALQRQLAQGGPARGVQKATAVVINPTHIAVALRYDARECEAPYLVARAREDEALALRQEARRLGIPVVRDIPLARSLIHYDLGEPIPEELYQAAAIVLRTAMEARSVDDHPRRQTS; via the coding sequence ATGAGCGGCGAGAAGACGGAGCAACCCACGGCGAAGCGCCTGCGGGAGGCGCGGCGCAAGGGACAGATTCCACGCAGCCGGTTGCTGACGTCCAGCGCGGTGACGCTGGGAGGGTTGCTCGGATTCATGGCGTTCGCGCCCGAGGGCTTCATGCGGCTCCAGGAATGGACCGCGCGGTTGTTCCTGGAGCAGCGCAACGTGGGCGAGTGGCAGGAGGGGCTGTGGATTGCCGCGAGGCTCTGCGGTCCAGCGCTGGGAGGCGCGTTCGCGGCGTCGCTCGTGGTGTCCGTCGCCACGGTGGGCTTCGAGCTGGAGACGGGTCACGCGGCACCGAAGCTGGAGCGCATCAGTCCCGCGGCGGGGCTGAAGCGGATTTTCAGCGTGCGGCCCCTGGTGGAGATGGTGAAGGCGCTGGCGGTGGTGGCGCTGGTGGGGACGCTCGTCTGGAGCGAGGTGGAGGAGGTCGGCCCGGATGCACTGCACGCAGCCTGGCTGGGCGGAGCGCAGGGGCTGAGCGCGCTGGTAGGGCGTCTGGGCGGGCTCGCCATCCGGCTCGCGTGGGTGGTGCTGGTGCTGGGCGTGGGGGACTACGCCCTCGCGCGCCGGCGCCACCTGAAGGACCTGATGATGAGCCGCGAAGAGGTGAAGCGAGAGCACAAGGAGAGCGAGGGCGACCCGCGTCAGAAGGGGCAGCGGCGGGCCCTGCAGCGACAGCTCGCGCAGGGCGGGCCGGCACGTGGAGTGCAGAAGGCCACCGCCGTGGTCATCAACCCCACGCACATCGCGGTCGCGCTCCGCTACGACGCCCGGGAGTGTGAGGCGCCCTACCTCGTGGCCCGGGCGCGCGAGGACGAAGCCCTCGCTCTTCGGCAGGAGGCGCGGCGGCTGGGGATTCCCGTGGTCCGGGACATTCCGCTGGCGCGCAGCCTCATCCATTACGACCTCGGAGAGCCCATCCCCGAGGAGCTGTACCAGGCGGCCGCAATCGTGCTGCGCACCGCGATGGAGGCGCGAAGCGTGGACGACCATCCACGGAGACAGACGTCATGA
- a CDS encoding HU family DNA-binding protein: protein MLKSDLINILVAKRGVTQKQAEATIETIFESMKDALCRGENIEIRGLGAFHVKNYQGYQGRNPKTGQVIPVKPKRGLLFRTGKELRDRVNRPPPQQAQTDLPSVSESKGPSTGTGL, encoded by the coding sequence ATGCTCAAGTCCGATCTGATCAACATCCTCGTCGCCAAGCGGGGCGTGACGCAGAAGCAGGCTGAGGCCACCATCGAGACGATTTTCGAGTCGATGAAGGACGCCCTCTGCCGCGGGGAGAACATCGAGATTCGTGGCCTGGGGGCCTTCCACGTGAAGAACTACCAGGGCTACCAGGGCCGCAACCCGAAGACGGGCCAGGTCATCCCGGTGAAGCCCAAGCGCGGCCTGCTCTTCCGCACGGGCAAGGAGCTGCGAGACCGGGTCAACCGGCCGCCGCCCCAGCAGGCCCAGACGGACCTGCCCTCCGTCTCCGAGAGCAAGGGCCCCAGCACCGGCACGGGCCTCTGA
- a CDS encoding flagellar biosynthesis protein FlhA: MNPLSKILLKARKSSDVVLSVAMAAVLGALIIPLPAWALDAGLAVNLAAAVALLVAALRARDALKVTAFPTLLLFTTLFRLALNVSSTRLALAEGHAGEVIQAFGEFVVRGDYVVGAVVFAILTLVQLLVVTKGAERVAEVSARFTLDAMPGKQMSIDADLRAGAIDQTQARRRRRDLERESQMFGAMDGAMKFVKGDVIAGLVIVAVNMLGGTVIGVLQGGMSLSEAASTFALIAIGDGLVSQVPSLCIAVAAGLVVTRVASEKEEDSLGLEIGSQFFGESRTLWVVAGLCVALALMPGMPHLTFLLLAAGLGGLGHVLNTQGPVGDGEKDGNSPGAAPSGPAPGAPPESASVPVGVSPLTLDLAPDLTVLAEEEGGVFVHKTLNAVRDELFFELGVRVPGIRVRTQAAYLSPGEYRILVDEVPAGGGQVAPGALYALVPPDELAFLQVKAEPAVEPATGASISRITEAGRVLLEAAQVPLRRPGGLLADHLRSVLRARASDLLGLQDVQGLLEGLEAQAPVLVKEALQKVPLPLLTDVLRKLLHEGVSIRDLRAILEALVSPTTEGDAVTLAERCRQALRRYLSHKFAPTGPLYAYLVDPEVEEVLRATGPRGPAPDPERVAEILEGVRQVATGGRAVLLTAPDVRRHLRRLCEGAFPDVAVLTYGELDGALQIRPIGRLSPVPMGR, from the coding sequence ATGAACCCGCTCTCGAAAATCTTGTTGAAGGCCCGGAAGTCCTCGGACGTGGTGCTCTCGGTGGCGATGGCCGCCGTGCTGGGCGCCCTCATCATCCCCTTGCCGGCCTGGGCGCTGGACGCGGGGCTCGCGGTGAACTTGGCTGCGGCGGTGGCGTTGCTGGTCGCGGCGCTCCGCGCGCGGGATGCGCTGAAGGTGACGGCGTTTCCCACGCTGCTGCTGTTCACCACGCTGTTCCGGCTGGCGCTCAACGTGTCGTCCACGCGGCTGGCGCTCGCGGAGGGGCACGCGGGCGAAGTCATCCAGGCATTCGGCGAGTTCGTGGTGCGTGGCGACTACGTGGTGGGCGCCGTGGTGTTCGCCATCCTCACGCTGGTGCAGCTCCTGGTGGTGACCAAGGGAGCCGAGCGCGTCGCGGAGGTGTCCGCCCGCTTCACACTGGACGCGATGCCGGGCAAGCAGATGTCCATCGACGCGGACCTGCGCGCGGGAGCCATCGACCAGACCCAGGCGCGGCGGCGCCGGAGGGACCTGGAGCGCGAGTCGCAGATGTTCGGCGCCATGGATGGCGCGATGAAGTTCGTGAAGGGCGACGTCATCGCGGGCCTCGTCATCGTCGCGGTGAACATGCTGGGCGGCACCGTCATCGGCGTGCTCCAGGGAGGCATGTCCCTCTCGGAGGCCGCGTCGACCTTCGCGCTCATCGCCATCGGTGACGGGCTGGTGTCTCAGGTGCCCTCACTGTGTATCGCGGTGGCCGCGGGCCTCGTCGTCACGCGGGTGGCCTCGGAGAAGGAGGAGGACTCGCTCGGCCTGGAGATTGGCTCGCAGTTCTTCGGAGAGTCCCGGACGCTCTGGGTGGTGGCGGGGCTCTGTGTGGCGCTGGCCCTCATGCCGGGAATGCCTCACCTGACCTTCCTGCTGCTGGCGGCAGGCCTGGGCGGGCTCGGCCATGTGCTGAACACCCAGGGCCCCGTGGGGGACGGGGAGAAGGACGGAAACAGTCCCGGCGCGGCTCCCTCTGGCCCTGCCCCGGGAGCACCTCCGGAGAGTGCCTCGGTGCCCGTGGGGGTCTCGCCGCTCACCCTGGACCTGGCGCCGGACCTGACCGTGCTGGCGGAGGAGGAGGGCGGAGTCTTCGTCCACAAGACGCTGAACGCGGTGCGGGACGAGCTGTTCTTCGAATTGGGCGTGCGCGTCCCCGGCATCCGCGTGCGGACGCAGGCCGCGTACCTGTCGCCCGGGGAGTACCGCATCCTGGTGGACGAGGTCCCCGCGGGTGGCGGGCAGGTCGCTCCAGGAGCGCTCTACGCGCTGGTGCCACCGGACGAGCTCGCCTTCCTCCAGGTGAAGGCCGAGCCCGCGGTGGAGCCCGCCACCGGCGCGTCCATCAGCCGAATCACGGAGGCCGGGCGGGTCCTGCTGGAAGCGGCGCAAGTCCCGCTGCGGCGCCCGGGAGGGTTGCTGGCGGACCACCTCAGGAGCGTGCTGCGGGCCCGTGCCTCGGACCTGCTGGGGCTCCAGGACGTGCAGGGGCTGCTGGAGGGACTGGAGGCCCAGGCGCCCGTCCTGGTGAAGGAGGCCCTTCAGAAGGTGCCGCTGCCGCTGCTGACGGACGTGCTGCGCAAGCTCCTCCACGAGGGCGTCAGCATCCGTGACCTGCGCGCCATCCTGGAGGCACTCGTCTCGCCCACCACCGAGGGGGACGCCGTGACGCTCGCCGAGCGCTGCCGTCAAGCCCTGCGCCGGTACCTCAGCCACAAGTTCGCGCCCACCGGGCCGCTGTACGCCTACCTCGTGGACCCGGAGGTGGAGGAGGTGCTGCGGGCGACGGGGCCTCGGGGGCCCGCGCCGGACCCGGAGCGGGTGGCGGAAATCCTGGAAGGAGTGCGGCAGGTGGCCACGGGAGGGCGGGCGGTGCTGCTCACCGCGCCGGATGTGCGCCGGCACCTGCGCAGGCTCTGCGAGGGCGCCTTCCCCGACGTGGCGGTGCTCACCTACGGCGAGCTGGACGGGGCCCTGCAGATTCGCCCCATCGGCCGGCTGTCGCCCGTGCCGATGGGACGCTGA
- a CDS encoding EscT/YscT/HrcT family type III secretion system export apparatus protein, whose product MNLEPLRLWLEALRPDIVVVALCAARLVPIAFLCPLLGGQATPTTVRLGLVLTLSLFLRVEARVELVTPVESSLELAALVVRELGYGLSVGLVAALPFDAARMGGRFIDLFRGTSAEASLPAAGSRESATGDGLYHLLVALVVSGGLFPQVLAGLLRGFGVVRLGAFVPTEAGTLHVVALAGGALATGLAVGAPVAAATLAVDCFLGMASRAAPQVNLQEVGAPLRILGGGALLWLGVGVLCERLLAGVLSTDGALAMLGEAAR is encoded by the coding sequence ATGAACCTGGAACCGCTGCGTCTCTGGCTCGAGGCACTGAGGCCGGACATCGTCGTGGTGGCACTGTGCGCCGCGAGGCTGGTGCCCATCGCCTTCCTGTGTCCGCTGCTGGGCGGGCAGGCCACGCCCACGACGGTCCGCCTGGGGCTGGTGCTCACGCTGTCGCTCTTCCTGCGAGTCGAGGCTCGCGTGGAGCTGGTGACACCGGTGGAGTCGTCACTGGAGCTGGCGGCGCTGGTGGTGCGTGAGCTGGGCTATGGGCTGTCGGTGGGGCTGGTGGCGGCGTTGCCGTTCGACGCGGCGCGGATGGGGGGACGCTTCATCGACCTGTTCCGGGGCACGTCGGCGGAGGCGAGCCTGCCCGCGGCGGGCAGTCGCGAGTCGGCCACGGGTGATGGGCTCTACCACCTGCTGGTAGCGCTCGTGGTTTCCGGAGGGCTGTTCCCGCAGGTCCTCGCTGGCCTGCTGCGTGGCTTCGGGGTGGTGCGGCTGGGAGCCTTCGTGCCGACGGAGGCCGGCACGCTGCACGTCGTCGCGCTGGCGGGAGGTGCGCTGGCCACGGGCCTGGCGGTGGGCGCCCCGGTGGCGGCGGCGACGCTGGCGGTGGACTGCTTCCTGGGAATGGCGTCGCGGGCTGCGCCGCAGGTGAACCTGCAGGAGGTCGGAGCGCCGCTGCGGATTCTCGGAGGCGGCGCTTTGCTGTGGCTGGGCGTGGGGGTGCTCTGCGAGCGGCTGCTGGCGGGCGTGCTCTCCACGGATGGTGCGCTGGCGATGCTGGGCGAGGCGGCGCGATGA
- the sctQ gene encoding type III secretion system cytoplasmic ring protein SctQ: protein MNTDVEQSATRKVRPLRGLGSRRLTRAHVALSERPRVAGLGREALGVVADVLSRELDCPVTAEARVLEAAISPATGLAQPAVFALLELSAVGGTGVLELEPALAFAMLERIAGAGQRPGVVTELARLEEATLAYLLLLALSAVRSQSVLNPKLGPRLSGVTMRRADVVARLDARQSLVAIELSLTVGAVSAGARLLLPAPVLQTVFQELPVERGPGIAPEVLAAALEARCLIGQTPLPAMALEALTVGDVVLFEGVRREGGRLQGQGRLVTRGFALVGDFLAEGFSLTRAYGSAHSQESDMVDLKELREGMPPLPVDVEIELTRVMVPLSELAALKPGALLPLHINANEPVLLRVGDRAVARAELVEIEGEVGARVLALLP from the coding sequence ATGAACACCGATGTCGAGCAGTCCGCCACCCGGAAGGTCCGCCCGCTGCGAGGGCTGGGCTCGCGCCGATTGACCCGGGCGCACGTCGCGCTCTCGGAACGGCCCCGGGTCGCCGGGCTCGGCCGGGAGGCGCTGGGCGTGGTGGCGGACGTGTTGTCCCGGGAGCTGGACTGCCCGGTGACGGCGGAAGCGCGGGTGCTGGAGGCCGCCATCTCTCCCGCGACTGGGCTCGCACAGCCGGCGGTCTTCGCGCTGTTGGAGCTGTCGGCGGTGGGCGGCACGGGCGTGCTGGAGCTGGAGCCGGCGCTGGCCTTCGCCATGCTGGAGCGCATCGCCGGAGCGGGACAGCGGCCGGGCGTGGTGACGGAGCTGGCGCGACTGGAAGAGGCAACGCTGGCCTACCTGCTTCTTCTGGCGCTCTCCGCGGTGCGCTCCCAGAGCGTGCTGAACCCGAAGCTGGGGCCAAGGCTGTCGGGCGTGACGATGCGGCGGGCGGACGTGGTGGCGCGGCTGGACGCGCGGCAGTCGCTGGTGGCCATCGAGCTGTCCCTGACGGTGGGGGCGGTGAGCGCGGGAGCGCGGCTGCTGCTGCCGGCTCCGGTGCTCCAGACGGTGTTCCAGGAGCTGCCTGTGGAGCGCGGGCCGGGAATTGCTCCGGAGGTGCTCGCGGCGGCGCTGGAGGCGCGGTGTCTCATCGGCCAGACGCCGCTGCCGGCCATGGCGCTGGAGGCGCTCACGGTGGGGGACGTCGTCCTCTTCGAGGGGGTGCGCCGCGAAGGTGGTCGCCTCCAGGGCCAGGGGCGGCTCGTCACCCGTGGTTTCGCGCTGGTGGGGGACTTCCTCGCCGAGGGCTTTTCGCTGACGCGCGCATACGGAAGCGCGCATTCCCAGGAGTCGGACATGGTGGACCTGAAGGAGCTGCGCGAGGGCATGCCCCCGCTGCCGGTGGACGTGGAAATCGAGCTGACGCGGGTGATGGTGCCGCTCTCGGAGCTGGCGGCGCTGAAGCCGGGCGCGCTGCTGCCGCTGCACATCAACGCCAACGAGCCGGTGCTGCTGCGCGTGGGGGACCGCGCGGTGGCCCGCGCGGAGCTCGTGGAAATCGAGGGCGAAGTCGGCGCCCGTGTCCTGGCGCTGCTGCCATGA